The following are encoded together in the Actinoplanes sp. N902-109 genome:
- a CDS encoding MupA/Atu3671 family FMN-dependent luciferase-like monooxygenase, producing the protein MWEQRVAIIGMAFRLPGADNPEAFSADQRAGRSRIHRFTVAELAAAGVPEQVRTAPDFTGASGLLNDIDAFDADFFGITAAEARATDPQQRLLLECSHHALEDAGYAAPGAGRRIGVYATTGYRLYSLHSYLSANLEATGWDRGWIADKQVQVGNYPDFAAARVAFRLGLTGPAVGVATACSSSLASVHLAAQAVLTGDADLAIACASALHLPQVTGLRHVKGSTISRSGVLRPFDAAADGTVGGNGVVAVVVKPLDRALADGDTVHAVILGSGMSNDGAAKRSFAAPSATGQRDAVLRALANAGVPADTIGYLETHGTGTRKGDPIEFAGLTAAFREHTTRAGFCALGAVKARIGHLDSCAGLAGLVAAVIALQTGEIPPLAGFTTPNPTLDIAGSPFRLSGAGGPWPEADGPRRAGVHSVGMGGTNVHVVLEQAPARHRVARGRSAAVVLPLSAQHPAALRDLAASFRSHLRRHPGIDPADVVTTAALGRGHYAHRLVVTGHDAPELAGALDAWLAGASGGPPPTDAARRYLAGEDVTWAAPAGGRIPLPRYPFRRTRHWVGPEPLRLTDEENGMTQETTLGWVRACAARYLGCRPEEMVAGETFVNLGADSLQLIGMLSELEGRFGIDVSMAELLDDAGTTESLAALIDERRDQEAAPQPEPEPAPEPEPEPEPEPELVSAHGPRVVLDSGGGMAAQASTPSRQAHLDDLIRRRDEQTPGSKRITQHYRAVLADSRAVVGFRDATKEMRYPLAGRSARGARLEDVDGNRYVDITMGFGALLFGHEPAFVTDAVREHLSRGLQFGARSVDTGEVAARLARLTGAERVAFASSGTEANSAAIRLARAATGRDRIVLFRGSYHGHIDSVLARPGGDALHSVAVSPGIPAGAIADVMVLEYGDPRALEVIGEHADTIAAVLVEPVQTRNPSLRPAGFVQSLRELTASRGIVLIFDEMLTGLRPHPRGAQHLYGVVADLATYGKALGSGFPIGAIAGRADILDGVDGGFWRFGDDSGPRHETVFFGGTYQQHPLSMTAARAVLEHLEARGPALQEGLNARTGELATGLNAFFTEEEFPLRLDHFGSMFRFTHRADLELLYHHLLLRGVYVWEWRSFYLSTAHTEADVALVDDAVRGSLRELRAAGYFPPDRPRPIAMPVRKAQRPAPDFSVYFFGDSGEADPAAGKYQLILDSVRYADEHNFHAAWLPERHFHSFGGLFPNPVVLASALAGQTERIRLHAGSVVLPLHDPIRIAEEWSMVDNLSGGRVGLAFGTGWHAQDFVLHPDRFTDRREIAWRHLAEVRRLWRGEPVRRRTGNGTEADIRVHPRPVQAEPPMWLATTGRPESYEQAARQGLGILTNLMNQDVDELAANISRYRKAREVAGLDPDTGRVTVLVHTYLADDHATARAEAREPMIRYLRSSLLMRSATEATGRSAEEVAAASPEDLDELFRRAYDRYCDRRALIGTPETCAPVVEELYRAGVDEIAALVDFGLSATQVGAGLERLDGLRRRWHPGETGAPATAAQRRIWLASQLTGPSAYNEVQAVRLRGPLDAEALAAAVSGLVERHPGLRTVFRTDGSGLRQIVLDGAEAPLVVTDHEDQNAVTAIAEAVREESHRPYDLELGPLFTPRLLRLGPEDHALVLGLHHLITDGHSARLIARDLRALYRGDSVAGTLGGSPLEIVDPVPDPEHLGWWRDQLGDGPPVLRLPTDRPRNGARPGSGRCTAGRLPADRTAALRKWSGDQGVTLFASLLTAWRVVLRRFCGQDDFIVGSTFGRRPESARDTVGCFVSVLPLRATLRDDLTIRDAVRAERDRLRDATEHSAVDLDALLAEVNPAPGAARPLVPVSVDLDTEPLAAIDLPGLHAEAVLAGTESAPLEMALMAVPDDDGLRLRIRYDDALFDEATVKRYLDQLVLVLTTMPEQTGGRIGDLAVLTLSDKHDLGAYAGHRSLILDSTALTVAAGGATVVDAAGRHSGREVLAASRSVTAQLAGLGIGRGDVVAVALPRGADFVAAILGVVATGAAYLPLDLGQPGPRLAAMVSDAAPAAVVTDRAAPFAPGLPRVAVGADGPVPEPVTWAPDDLLALIYTSGSTGRPKGVALEHGNLAATLTVFRRELGIAAGDRLSWYGSTGFDVWHTEVWPALATGAELHVVPDDVRVDPPALAAWLVRSRITIAFVPTALTEALLSQPWPAGAALRVLYTGGEQLHGRPGPDLPFRLHNIYGPTECSVFCTWGVVAEDEPGSPSIGIANPGTEVEICDGTGRLVPPGAIGELHVGGPQVARGYHGDAAPGGFSVRDGRRWFRTGDLVRRRPDATLEFIGRVDDQVQIRGVRVEPAEVAAAVRQLPGVDQARVVPDGGELVCHVVPDHPVSDAGEQIRRWRELLAAVLPRPMVPLHWRVLNEPALTPNGKWRPGDETAAAVREVWSALLGVDGFADDARFFDLGGHSVNAISLLNLIRERFGVDYSIAEFFAAPTVGEMARHLREQR; encoded by the coding sequence ATGTGGGAACAGCGGGTGGCCATCATCGGGATGGCGTTCCGGCTCCCGGGAGCTGACAACCCCGAGGCGTTCTCGGCCGACCAGCGGGCAGGCCGGTCACGTATCCACCGGTTCACCGTCGCGGAGCTGGCCGCGGCCGGCGTACCGGAGCAGGTCCGCACCGCGCCCGACTTCACCGGCGCCAGCGGACTGCTGAACGACATCGACGCCTTCGATGCCGACTTCTTCGGGATCACCGCGGCCGAGGCGAGGGCCACCGATCCTCAGCAGCGGCTGCTGCTCGAGTGCAGCCATCATGCCCTGGAGGACGCCGGCTACGCGGCTCCCGGTGCGGGGCGCCGGATCGGTGTGTACGCCACCACCGGGTATCGCCTCTACTCCCTGCACAGCTATCTGTCCGCCAACCTCGAAGCCACGGGCTGGGACCGGGGCTGGATCGCCGACAAGCAGGTGCAGGTCGGCAACTACCCGGACTTCGCGGCGGCCCGGGTCGCCTTCCGCCTCGGCTTGACCGGGCCCGCGGTCGGCGTGGCGACGGCCTGCTCCAGCTCGCTGGCGTCGGTGCACCTGGCCGCCCAGGCGGTGCTGACCGGCGACGCCGACCTGGCGATCGCCTGCGCCTCGGCGCTGCATCTGCCGCAGGTCACCGGGCTTCGCCACGTCAAGGGGTCGACGATCTCCCGGTCCGGGGTGCTCCGGCCGTTCGACGCGGCGGCGGACGGCACCGTCGGTGGCAACGGCGTGGTGGCGGTGGTGGTGAAGCCGTTGGACCGGGCCCTGGCCGACGGCGACACCGTGCATGCCGTGATTCTCGGTTCGGGGATGTCGAACGATGGCGCCGCCAAGCGCAGTTTCGCCGCGCCGTCCGCGACCGGTCAGCGGGACGCCGTCCTGCGGGCGCTGGCGAACGCGGGGGTGCCGGCCGACACGATCGGCTATCTGGAGACGCACGGCACCGGCACCCGCAAGGGCGACCCGATCGAGTTCGCAGGCCTGACGGCCGCGTTCCGGGAGCACACGACCCGGGCCGGCTTCTGTGCGCTGGGAGCGGTCAAGGCGAGGATCGGCCATCTCGACAGCTGCGCCGGCCTGGCCGGGCTGGTCGCCGCGGTGATCGCACTGCAGACGGGTGAGATCCCACCACTGGCCGGTTTCACCACGCCGAACCCCACGCTGGACATCGCCGGCAGCCCTTTCCGTCTCAGCGGTGCGGGCGGGCCGTGGCCGGAGGCTGACGGCCCACGGCGCGCGGGCGTGCACTCGGTCGGCATGGGCGGCACGAACGTCCACGTCGTTCTGGAGCAGGCGCCGGCCCGGCACCGCGTGGCGCGCGGCCGGTCGGCAGCGGTCGTGCTTCCGCTGTCGGCCCAGCACCCCGCGGCACTGCGCGACCTGGCCGCCTCCTTCCGGAGCCACCTGCGCCGGCACCCGGGCATCGATCCCGCCGACGTCGTGACCACGGCGGCCCTCGGCCGCGGCCACTACGCGCACCGCCTCGTCGTGACCGGCCACGATGCCCCGGAGCTGGCCGGTGCGCTCGACGCCTGGCTGGCCGGCGCGAGTGGCGGACCACCGCCGACCGACGCCGCCCGCCGCTATCTGGCGGGTGAGGACGTCACGTGGGCGGCCCCGGCCGGTGGCCGGATCCCGCTGCCACGGTATCCGTTCCGCCGCACCCGGCACTGGGTCGGCCCGGAACCACTACGTCTGACGGACGAGGAGAACGGCATGACGCAGGAGACGACACTCGGCTGGGTCCGCGCGTGCGCGGCCCGGTACCTGGGCTGCCGGCCCGAGGAGATGGTCGCCGGCGAGACGTTCGTGAACCTCGGCGCCGACTCGCTCCAGTTGATCGGCATGCTGTCCGAGCTGGAGGGACGCTTCGGCATCGACGTTTCGATGGCGGAGCTGCTCGACGACGCGGGAACGACCGAGAGCCTCGCCGCCCTCATCGACGAACGCCGGGACCAGGAAGCGGCACCGCAACCCGAGCCCGAGCCGGCACCTGAGCCCGAGCCGGAACCGGAACCGGAACCCGAATTGGTGTCGGCGCACGGACCGCGGGTCGTGCTCGACTCGGGCGGGGGCATGGCCGCGCAAGCGTCCACCCCCAGCCGGCAGGCCCACCTGGACGATCTCATCCGCCGCCGGGACGAGCAGACGCCGGGCTCGAAACGGATCACCCAGCACTACCGCGCCGTGCTCGCCGACTCCCGGGCCGTGGTCGGCTTCCGGGACGCGACCAAGGAGATGCGGTACCCGCTCGCCGGCCGTTCGGCCCGGGGCGCGCGGCTCGAGGACGTGGACGGCAATCGTTACGTCGACATCACGATGGGTTTCGGGGCCCTGCTGTTCGGCCATGAGCCCGCGTTCGTCACCGACGCCGTACGCGAGCACCTGTCCCGCGGTCTGCAGTTCGGCGCCCGCAGCGTCGACACCGGCGAGGTGGCCGCCCGCCTGGCCCGGCTGACCGGCGCCGAGCGGGTGGCCTTCGCCTCGTCCGGCACCGAGGCCAACTCCGCGGCGATCCGGCTGGCCCGGGCGGCGACCGGCCGCGATCGCATCGTGCTGTTCCGTGGCTCCTATCACGGCCACATCGACTCGGTGCTCGCCCGGCCCGGCGGCGATGCCCTGCACAGCGTCGCGGTCTCCCCCGGCATCCCCGCCGGGGCGATCGCCGACGTCATGGTTCTCGAGTACGGCGACCCCCGCGCCCTCGAGGTGATCGGCGAGCACGCCGACACGATCGCGGCCGTGCTCGTGGAGCCGGTGCAGACCCGCAACCCGTCGCTGCGGCCCGCCGGATTCGTCCAGTCGCTGCGCGAGCTCACCGCCAGCCGGGGCATCGTGCTGATCTTCGACGAGATGCTGACCGGGCTACGCCCGCATCCCCGCGGTGCCCAGCACCTCTACGGGGTCGTCGCCGACCTCGCCACCTACGGCAAGGCCCTGGGCAGCGGCTTCCCGATCGGGGCGATCGCGGGCCGCGCCGACATCCTGGACGGCGTCGACGGTGGCTTCTGGCGCTTCGGCGACGACAGCGGCCCCCGCCACGAGACGGTGTTCTTCGGCGGCACCTACCAGCAACACCCCCTGTCGATGACCGCCGCCCGGGCGGTGCTGGAGCACCTCGAGGCCCGGGGCCCGGCCCTGCAGGAGGGCCTGAACGCGCGGACCGGCGAGCTCGCCACCGGCCTGAACGCCTTCTTCACCGAGGAGGAGTTCCCGCTGCGGCTCGACCACTTCGGCTCGATGTTCCGCTTCACCCACCGCGCCGACCTGGAGCTGCTCTACCACCACCTGCTTCTCCGCGGCGTGTACGTATGGGAGTGGCGCAGTTTCTACCTGTCGACCGCCCACACCGAGGCCGACGTGGCCCTCGTCGACGACGCGGTTCGCGGCTCGTTGCGAGAGCTGCGGGCGGCCGGCTACTTCCCACCGGACCGGCCACGCCCGATCGCCATGCCCGTCCGCAAGGCGCAACGCCCCGCGCCGGACTTCAGCGTCTACTTCTTCGGCGACTCGGGCGAGGCCGACCCGGCCGCCGGCAAGTATCAGCTCATCCTCGACTCCGTGCGTTACGCGGACGAGCACAACTTCCACGCGGCGTGGCTGCCGGAACGGCATTTCCACTCGTTCGGCGGGCTCTTCCCCAATCCCGTCGTGCTCGCCTCGGCGCTGGCCGGGCAGACCGAACGGATCCGGCTGCACGCCGGCTCGGTCGTCCTCCCCCTGCACGATCCGATCCGGATCGCCGAGGAGTGGTCCATGGTGGACAACCTGTCGGGTGGCCGGGTCGGTCTCGCCTTCGGCACCGGTTGGCACGCCCAGGATTTCGTCCTGCATCCGGACCGCTTCACCGACCGGCGCGAGATCGCCTGGCGGCATCTGGCCGAGGTGCGGCGACTCTGGCGTGGCGAGCCGGTGCGCCGGCGCACCGGCAACGGGACCGAGGCCGACATCCGCGTCCACCCGCGCCCGGTCCAGGCCGAGCCGCCGATGTGGCTGGCCACAACCGGCCGGCCCGAGTCCTACGAGCAGGCGGCCCGCCAGGGTCTCGGCATTCTCACCAACCTGATGAACCAGGACGTGGACGAGCTCGCGGCGAACATCAGCCGCTACCGCAAGGCCCGGGAGGTAGCCGGCCTCGACCCGGACACCGGCCGCGTCACGGTGCTGGTGCACACCTATCTGGCCGACGACCACGCGACCGCCCGCGCGGAGGCCCGCGAGCCGATGATCCGCTACCTGCGCTCGTCGCTGCTGATGCGTTCTGCGACCGAGGCGACGGGGCGCAGCGCCGAGGAGGTCGCTGCCGCCAGTCCCGAGGATCTCGACGAGTTGTTCCGCCGGGCTTACGACCGGTACTGCGACCGGAGGGCCCTGATCGGCACGCCGGAGACCTGCGCCCCGGTGGTGGAGGAGCTGTACCGGGCCGGAGTCGACGAGATCGCCGCCCTGGTCGACTTCGGCCTGTCGGCCACCCAGGTCGGCGCCGGGCTGGAACGGCTGGACGGGCTGCGCCGGCGCTGGCATCCGGGCGAGACCGGCGCCCCGGCCACGGCGGCCCAGCGCCGGATCTGGCTGGCGAGCCAGCTGACCGGCCCGAGCGCGTACAACGAGGTCCAGGCCGTACGCCTGCGCGGCCCGCTGGACGCCGAGGCGCTGGCCGCCGCGGTGAGCGGCCTGGTCGAGCGGCATCCCGGCCTGCGCACCGTGTTCCGGACCGACGGATCCGGTCTGCGCCAGATCGTGCTCGACGGGGCCGAGGCACCGCTCGTCGTCACCGACCACGAGGATCAGAACGCCGTGACCGCCATCGCCGAGGCGGTGCGGGAGGAGAGTCACCGCCCGTACGATCTCGAGCTCGGACCGCTCTTCACCCCTCGCCTGCTGCGCCTGGGGCCCGAGGACCACGCGCTCGTCCTGGGCCTGCATCACCTGATCACCGACGGGCACTCGGCCCGGCTGATCGCGCGTGATCTGCGGGCTCTCTATCGAGGCGACAGCGTCGCCGGGACGCTGGGCGGCTCCCCGCTCGAGATCGTCGATCCGGTCCCCGACCCGGAGCACCTCGGCTGGTGGCGCGACCAGCTGGGCGACGGCCCGCCCGTCCTCCGGCTGCCGACCGACCGGCCGCGAAACGGCGCCCGGCCCGGCTCGGGCCGGTGTACGGCCGGCCGGCTGCCCGCGGACCGGACCGCCGCGCTGCGCAAGTGGAGCGGCGACCAGGGGGTCACCCTCTTCGCCTCGTTGCTCACCGCCTGGCGGGTGGTCCTGCGGCGCTTCTGCGGCCAGGACGACTTCATCGTGGGCAGCACCTTCGGCCGCCGCCCGGAATCGGCGCGGGACACGGTCGGATGCTTCGTCTCGGTCCTGCCGCTGCGCGCCACGCTCCGGGACGACCTGACCATCCGCGACGCCGTCCGCGCCGAACGTGACCGGCTGCGCGATGCCACCGAGCACAGCGCCGTGGACCTCGACGCCCTGCTGGCCGAGGTCAACCCCGCTCCGGGGGCGGCCCGGCCGCTGGTGCCCGTCTCGGTCGATCTCGACACCGAGCCGCTGGCCGCCATCGACCTGCCCGGCCTGCACGCCGAAGCCGTCCTGGCCGGCACCGAGTCCGCGCCTCTGGAAATGGCGCTGATGGCCGTGCCCGACGACGACGGACTGCGCCTGCGGATCCGGTATGACGACGCCCTGTTCGACGAGGCCACCGTGAAACGGTACCTGGATCAGCTCGTGCTGGTGCTGACGACGATGCCGGAGCAGACCGGCGGCCGCATCGGCGACCTCGCGGTGCTCACCCTGAGCGACAAGCACGACCTCGGAGCGTACGCCGGGCACCGGTCCTTGATCCTCGACAGCACCGCCCTGACGGTCGCCGCCGGGGGCGCCACCGTGGTCGACGCCGCCGGGCGCCATTCCGGCCGCGAGGTGCTGGCCGCCTCCCGCTCGGTCACCGCCCAGCTCGCCGGGCTCGGGATCGGCCGCGGCGACGTGGTCGCGGTCGCACTGCCCCGGGGTGCGGACTTCGTCGCCGCCATCCTCGGCGTGGTCGCGACCGGGGCCGCGTACCTGCCCCTGGACCTGGGCCAGCCCGGCCCCCGGCTGGCCGCCATGGTGTCGGACGCCGCGCCGGCCGCGGTGGTGACCGACCGGGCGGCCCCGTTCGCGCCGGGGCTGCCCCGTGTCGCGGTCGGTGCCGACGGGCCGGTTCCCGAACCGGTGACCTGGGCTCCCGACGACCTGTTGGCCCTGATCTACACGTCCGGCTCGACCGGCCGGCCCAAGGGCGTGGCGCTGGAGCACGGCAATCTGGCCGCGACCCTCACCGTCTTCCGCCGGGAGCTCGGCATCGCCGCGGGTGACCGCCTCTCCTGGTACGGCAGCACCGGTTTCGACGTCTGGCACACCGAGGTCTGGCCGGCGCTGGCGACCGGGGCGGAGTTGCACGTCGTGCCCGACGACGTCCGGGTCGACCCGCCGGCGCTCGCGGCATGGCTGGTTCGCAGCCGGATCACCATCGCCTTCGTGCCGACGGCCCTCACGGAGGCGCTCCTGAGTCAGCCGTGGCCCGCCGGCGCCGCGTTGCGGGTGCTCTACACCGGCGGCGAGCAGCTGCACGGCCGGCCGGGTCCGGATCTGCCCTTCCGGCTCCACAACATCTACGGGCCGACGGAATGCTCGGTCTTCTGCACCTGGGGCGTGGTGGCCGAGGACGAGCCGGGCAGCCCCTCGATCGGCATCGCGAACCCCGGTACCGAGGTGGAGATCTGTGACGGCACCGGCCGTCTCGTTCCACCCGGAGCGATCGGGGAGCTCCACGTCGGCGGGCCTCAGGTCGCCCGCGGCTATCACGGCGATGCGGCACCGGGCGGCTTCTCCGTCCGCGACGGCCGCCGCTGGTTCCGCACCGGGGATCTCGTGCGCCGGCGTCCCGACGCGACCCTCGAGTTCATCGGGCGGGTCGACGATCAGGTGCAGATTCGCGGCGTACGCGTGGAGCCGGCCGAAGTAGCGGCGGCCGTTCGGCAGTTACCGGGCGTCGACCAGGCCCGCGTGGTGCCGGACGGTGGCGAGCTCGTCTGCCATGTCGTCCCGGACCACCCGGTGAGCGACGCCGGGGAGCAGATCCGCCGCTGGCGCGAGCTGCTGGCCGCCGTGCTGCCCCGGCCGATGGTGCCGCTGCACTGGCGGGTGCTGAACGAGCCGGCGTTGACCCCCAACGGCAAATGGCGCCCTGGCGACGAGACGGCGGCCGCCGTCCGCGAGGTGTGGTCGGCGTTGCTGGGGGTCGACGGGTTCGCCGACGACGCCCGCTTCTTTGACCTCGGTGGCCACTCCGTCAACGCCATCAGCCTGCTCAACCTGATCCGGGAACGCTTCGGCGTCGACTACTCGATCGCCGAGTTCTTCGCCGCGCCGACGGTGGGCGAGATGGCCCGCCACCTGCGGGAGCAGCGGTGA